Within the Emticicia oligotrophica DSM 17448 genome, the region GTTACAATTGGCGGGTCATTATTATTTACTATTAATGAAAATCGACTTTATGCTAAATGGGTAGCAGCTGATGGAGTCATTAGAGATAATTTTACGGTTTTTAAAAATGTTAATAGAAATGTAAAATTAGCAGTAGATTATGGAGAGAAAGTTAGATTAAATACTTCTTGGAAAGGTTCGGGTAATTGGTCGAATAAAATACTTAATCAACCCTTTATAGAATTTGTACCAAAAAAAGATACAATAATTTCGGTTGTAGATTCATTAGGTTTCATGAAAGATGTGTTCCAAATTAATGTTTCTCCACAACCAATCATTAGCGTAGAATTAGCTGAAAACACTAAGGTTTGTATAAAAAATACCTTAACAGTTCCCTTTTCGGTAAAAAATACCAGTTTAGACAAATGGACTTATCAACTTGAGTTATCAGACTTGAATGGTAATTTTAACAAGCCATCAGTTTTGGCAAAAAGTTCGACAAGTCCATTTCAGATTACATTATCTGATACTTTGAAGGAAGGAAGTAACTATCTTTTTAGGGTAAGGCCTAATGTCGATTTTTTCGAAGTAGTATCAAGTAAAAGTTTTAGTGTGTCAACTCCTGCTTCAATCAGTTTTACTGGTAATAAAACTTTAGCTTTTGATACCCTTGTAAATCTTAATTTACGCTTTACAGGCACGCCTCCATTTACCTATAAAATTAGTTCTTTACCCGAAAATACTACTCAATTAAAAGAAGTTAGTATCAAAGTTAAACCTAAGGCAGGAGGAATCTATACAATTGAGCAAATTGGGAATATTTGTGGGGCAGGTATGATATTGGCTGATAATTCACTGACAATCTTGTCTCCACTTGCAACAGAAGATGAAAATCAACCGATTTCAGTTTTTCCAAATCCGACTTTAGGTGAAATTTTTATTAAAAATCACACAGTTAAACCAATTAAGGGCAATCTTTATATTCAAAATATTGAAGGAAAATCTGTTTTTATGAAGCAAGTTCTTTTCAATGAATCAGAAAAAATAGATATTCATGAGCTACCAGCAGGATTCTATATACTGAAGATAAAAGCCCAGGGCTTAACTATTACCAAAAAAATAATCAAACACTAATTTACATTTCTTTATATTTTACCACAGACTATTTTATGGATAAACTTATCAAAAAAACGATTTTATCATTATTGACTCTTTTCTCATTTGGAGCATTAGTAAGCTGTGCTTCAATTATACACGGAAAAATTCAAGATATTGTAGTTTCGAGTCAACCAAGTGGAGCTAAAATTTTTATTGATGGAAAAGAATTCGGACAAACACCCAAGGTTTTAGGATTACCAAGAAATGGACGATTTGAAGGTGAACCTTCTACAAAGCAAGGATATAAAATATCTATTACAATGGAAGGCTACCAACCTTATGAAACAATCCTACAAAGGAAAGTAGATGGCTGGTTTTTTGGTAATATCATTTTAGGTG harbors:
- a CDS encoding PEGA domain-containing protein; this encodes MDKLIKKTILSLLTLFSFGALVSCASIIHGKIQDIVVSSQPSGAKIFIDGKEFGQTPKVLGLPRNGRFEGEPSTKQGYKISITMEGYQPYETILQRKVDGWFFGNIILGGVIGIVIDAVTGSMYKLTPNQVSAQMKLSGANVFNYNKKEVYIATTLQPD